A genomic stretch from Empedobacter stercoris includes:
- a CDS encoding IS30 family transposase — protein sequence MKKIYKQLDQEQRYQIGILLTAGKSKKDIADLIGVHKSTITRELQRNIGKRGLHAGSYIPDLAQEKTSLRHKQKNKAVKFTESLKNQAANWLKNEQLSPELIAVEWKCMGVQGVSLECIYQWIWDCKKSNRRADAPYKNLYKFLRHGRRRFKRGNYKQTRGIIKDRVSIEKRPKVVEQRERLGDIEVDLMMGKNHKSALLVMTDRATLVTTLDKLQGKDAQNIQELINKRISRIGSSWIKTMTFDNGKEFAGHKQIAEKHHIKTYFTRPYTSQDKGTVENRIGLIRRFLPKKTDLNLVSNLRIKQIEKLINNRRVRKFGYISPIEKLKSTWPVALIT from the coding sequence GTGAAAAAAATATATAAACAACTCGACCAGGAACAAAGATACCAAATTGGAATACTTTTGACAGCAGGAAAAAGCAAAAAAGATATTGCTGATTTAATAGGCGTACATAAATCTACCATCACGCGTGAATTACAAAGAAATATTGGTAAGCGTGGTCTACACGCAGGTAGCTATATTCCTGATTTGGCGCAAGAAAAAACAAGTTTAAGGCACAAACAAAAAAACAAGGCAGTAAAATTCACAGAGTCGCTTAAAAATCAGGCAGCTAATTGGTTAAAGAATGAACAACTAAGTCCAGAATTGATTGCTGTAGAATGGAAGTGCATGGGCGTTCAGGGTGTTTCTCTAGAATGCATCTATCAATGGATATGGGACTGTAAAAAGAGTAATCGCAGAGCTGACGCGCCCTATAAAAATCTGTATAAATTTTTAAGACATGGCAGGCGCAGATTCAAAAGAGGCAACTATAAACAAACCCGAGGTATAATCAAAGACAGAGTATCCATTGAGAAACGTCCAAAAGTAGTTGAACAGCGAGAAAGATTGGGAGACATCGAAGTCGATTTAATGATGGGGAAAAACCACAAATCAGCTCTATTAGTGATGACAGACCGAGCAACTTTGGTAACCACCTTAGACAAATTGCAAGGAAAAGACGCTCAAAACATTCAAGAATTAATCAATAAAAGAATATCCAGAATAGGTAGCAGCTGGATCAAAACCATGACTTTTGACAACGGAAAAGAGTTTGCCGGACACAAACAAATAGCCGAAAAACACCATATCAAAACCTATTTCACCCGACCCTACACCTCGCAAGATAAAGGAACTGTTGAGAACAGAATAGGCTTGATAAGAAGATTTTTACCAAAGAAAACAGACCTGAATTTAGTAAGTAACCTAAGAATCAAACAAATAGAAAAATTAATTAACAATAGAAGAGTAAGAAAGTTTGGCTATATTAGCCCTATCGAAAAACTAAAATCTACTTGGCCAGTTGCACTTATAACTTGA